ACTTTTAAGCATACTCATGAGAAGACTTGCTATGGTAAGCTACAAATTAATACCACTATTCCTTATTGCAACTGTTATAGGTCAGATTCTTGGACAGGGCATTAAACACAACATCATAAATAAAATGGAGAACTAAAATGAAAACACTAGTGATTGGCAGCGGCGGCAGGGAACATGCAATTGTATGGAAGGTTAGCCAAAGCAAAAGGGTTGAAAAAATCTTCTGCGCTCCCGGCAATCCCGGAATTGCCGAACTTGCAGAGTGCATAAATATAAAGGCAGATGACATAAATGCCTTAAAAGAATTTGCGCTTAAGCAAAACATTGCTCTGACAGTTGTTGGTCCTGAACAGCCTCTTACAATGGGCATTGTTGATGAGTTTGAAAAGGCAGGACTAAAGATTTTTGGGCCATCCGAAAAGGCTGCTGAAATAGAGGGGAGTAAGGCATTTTCAAAAGAATTGATGCAGAAATATAACATACCAACCGCTGCATATAAGGTTTTTGATAATGCAGATGAGGCAAAAGAGTATGCGGAAAAACACCATCCGCCTGTTGTAGTAAAGGCAGACGGTCTTGCAGCAGGCAAGGGTGTTTTTATATGCCCGACAATGGACGAGGCATTCCTTGCAATAGATATTATAATGAATCAAAAGGCATTTGGCAGCGCAGGCAATAAGGTTGTTATTGAAGAATTTCTTTCAGGCGAAGAGGCGTCATTCCTTGCATGGACAGACGGCGAATTTGTCCTGCCGCTTGCATCTGCACAAGACCACAAACAGGTCTTTGATAATGATGAAGGTCCGAATACAGGCGGCATGGGCGCATACTCGCCTGCGCCAATCATCACCCCTTCAATGCAAAAAAAGGTTATGGATGAAATAATGCTCCCGATAGTCAATGCAATGAAATCTGAAGGCAGAATTTTTAAAGGTGTCCTTTATGCAGGGCTTATGCTTACAAAAAAAGGGGCAAGGGTTTTGGAATTCAATGCAAGGTTTGGAGACCCTGAAACCCAGCCAATACTCATGCGTCTTAAAACCGATATTGTTGATGTATTTATGGCAGTAGTAGAAAATAGGCTGAAAGACATAAAACTTGAATGGGATAAAAGAGCAGCGGTGTGCGTTGTAATGGCATCTGAAGGCTATCCCGGAGATTATGAAAAAGGCAAGGTTATAACAGGGATTGAAGGTGTAAAGGATATGAAGGATGTATTTGTTTTTCACGCAGGGACATCCTTGAAAGATGGCAGACTTGTTACAAATGGCGGCAGGGTGCTTGGCGTAACAGCGCTTGGAACAGGCATAAAAAGGGCAATCAAGAATGCTTATACAGCGGTAGAAAATATAGATTGGGATGGGGTGCATTATAGAAGGGATATTGGTGCAAAGGCGGTGAAGACAGACTAAAAACATTAGACAATAGAGTCAAAGAGTCATAATATCAAAGAGTCAAAGTAAAAACTCTGAAACTCTGAATTTTCTACTCGTTGACTCTAATTGTAGTCTAAAGTCTATGGTCTATAGTCTGCTTTTATGCTTTGCATCTGTGCATTTTTGAGCGTGAACATATTAAAGCGTTGCGACATAATGGGCAAAAGATGTAAAATGGAACAGCATTATGAAGGCAATTGAAAGGATGACCATGTTTAAGGCAGAAGAATTCCTTTGAAGTAGAGGGGAAATATGAAGACAATAAATAAAGAGCAATTGGTTTTTGCAATAACTTTGGAAGATTTACAGTATGAGGCAAAAGAGAAACTTGGTCGTGAATTAACAGAAGCTGTAGACAGAACTTTAGAGATAGTTTAGGTTACGAACAAATAATATGAAAGAAATTATCAGTGATATAATTCTTGGTGATTGCAAAGAGGTTTTAAGAACCCTTGATGATAATTCTATTGATTTAGTCTTCACTTCACCCCCTTATGCTGACCGCAGAATACATACCTACGGCGGCATTAAACCTGAAAACTATGTTGAATGGTTCCTGCCAATTGGTGAGCAACTTTTGAGGGTTCTTAAACCTGATGGAACATTCATTTTGAATATCAAAGAAAAGGCTGAAAATGGCGAGAGGCATACCTATGTTTTGGAATTGATTTTGGCATTACGTGAACAAGGCTGGCTCTGGACAGAGGAATTTATCTGGCATAAGAAAAATTGTTATCCCGGCAAATGGCCAAATCGTTTTCGCGATGCATGGGAAAGACTTTTACAGTTCAACAAAACCCGACAATTTAAAATGTATCAGGAAGCAGTAATGGTGCCTGTTGGCGATTGGGCATCGGGTAGATTAAAGAGGTTAAGCGAAACGGATAAAATAAGGGATAATTCAAAAAGCGGGAGCGGTTTTGGTAAAAATATCTCTAATTGGATGGATAGAGATAAAGTGTACCCTACAAATGTTTTACATTTTGCAACAGTTTGTAATAACAAAAACCATAGCGCCCCATTTCCTGAAGAACTGCCCGAATGGTTTATAAAATTATTTACAAAAGAGCATGACTGGGTATTAGACCCATTTGCAGGTTCAGGCACAACTTTAAGTGTAGCAAAATTAATGCATCGTAATTCTATAGGCATAGAAATATTGCCTGAATATGTGGAGATGTCCAAGAAAAATCAAACAGAAAAAGAGTTTGTATTATTTGAGCCAAAGGTAAAGTATGAATCATCTAAATCTAAATGAAGTTTACGAATATGTTGAAAAGCATATTTCCGCCTTTCATCAAAAGAGGCTTGAATATATTACAACTACAACAGAATTAAAT
This is a stretch of genomic DNA from Deltaproteobacteria bacterium. It encodes these proteins:
- a CDS encoding site-specific DNA-methyltransferase, with translation MKEIISDIILGDCKEVLRTLDDNSIDLVFTSPPYADRRIHTYGGIKPENYVEWFLPIGEQLLRVLKPDGTFILNIKEKAENGERHTYVLELILALREQGWLWTEEFIWHKKNCYPGKWPNRFRDAWERLLQFNKTRQFKMYQEAVMVPVGDWASGRLKRLSETDKIRDNSKSGSGFGKNISNWMDRDKVYPTNVLHFATVCNNKNHSAPFPEELPEWFIKLFTKEHDWVLDPFAGSGTTLSVAKLMHRNSIGIEILPEYVEMSKKNQTEKEFVLFEPKVKYESSKSK
- the purD gene encoding phosphoribosylamine--glycine ligase, whose amino-acid sequence is MKTLVIGSGGREHAIVWKVSQSKRVEKIFCAPGNPGIAELAECINIKADDINALKEFALKQNIALTVVGPEQPLTMGIVDEFEKAGLKIFGPSEKAAEIEGSKAFSKELMQKYNIPTAAYKVFDNADEAKEYAEKHHPPVVVKADGLAAGKGVFICPTMDEAFLAIDIIMNQKAFGSAGNKVVIEEFLSGEEASFLAWTDGEFVLPLASAQDHKQVFDNDEGPNTGGMGAYSPAPIITPSMQKKVMDEIMLPIVNAMKSEGRIFKGVLYAGLMLTKKGARVLEFNARFGDPETQPILMRLKTDIVDVFMAVVENRLKDIKLEWDKRAAVCVVMASEGYPGDYEKGKVITGIEGVKDMKDVFVFHAGTSLKDGRLVTNGGRVLGVTALGTGIKRAIKNAYTAVENIDWDGVHYRRDIGAKAVKTD